A genomic window from Candidatus Pelagisphaera phototrophica includes:
- a CDS encoding sugar nucleotide-binding protein, whose amino-acid sequence MILLLGSTGYVGNLFKQLLNSKSVAWTSVSGRRFCFSGKTELIKDLKDFKVSFVINCAGYTGKPNVDACELDKGNCLDGNAILPAVIRDVCGELGIGWGHVSSGCIFSGERPDGGGWREEDAPNFSFRRPPCSFYSGTKALGEEVLGWKETDNGEEWPKWDHESEPEGFVWRLRIPFNEIDGPRNFLSKLQRYENLLQARNSLSQLDDFVKACWRCVEDKVPYGIYNVTNPGSVTTSDVVELILKHGVNNKDYKFFENEEDFMEKAAKAPRSNCVLDTTKLEKSGINLRPVEEALEWSLKNWKRENT is encoded by the coding sequence ATGATCTTATTGTTAGGAAGTACTGGGTATGTTGGAAATCTGTTCAAGCAATTGCTCAATTCCAAGTCTGTGGCGTGGACATCAGTGAGTGGGCGGCGATTTTGCTTTTCAGGCAAAACGGAACTTATTAAGGACCTAAAAGATTTTAAGGTTTCCTTTGTCATCAATTGTGCGGGTTATACGGGTAAACCGAATGTGGACGCTTGTGAATTGGACAAAGGGAACTGTTTGGATGGGAATGCGATATTGCCAGCGGTTATCAGAGACGTATGCGGCGAACTAGGCATAGGCTGGGGCCATGTGTCCAGCGGGTGCATTTTCTCTGGCGAGCGTCCCGATGGGGGTGGATGGCGGGAAGAAGACGCCCCAAATTTTTCTTTTCGACGCCCACCTTGCTCCTTTTACAGCGGAACCAAAGCATTGGGAGAAGAAGTTCTTGGCTGGAAGGAAACAGATAATGGAGAGGAGTGGCCAAAGTGGGATCACGAGTCAGAGCCGGAAGGATTCGTATGGAGACTTCGGATACCATTCAACGAAATTGACGGACCTCGAAATTTTCTCTCAAAATTGCAGCGGTACGAAAATCTATTGCAAGCACGTAATTCTCTTAGTCAGCTAGACGATTTTGTGAAGGCCTGTTGGAGGTGCGTTGAGGATAAAGTTCCTTACGGGATCTACAACGTGACAAACCCAGGCTCAGTGACTACGTCAGACGTAGTTGAGCTCATCTTAAAACACGGGGTTAATAATAAGGACTACAAGTTCTTTGAAAATGAAGAAGACTTTATGGAAAAAGCCGCCAAGGCACCGCGGTCTAATTGCGTCCTAGATACAACAAAATTGGAAAAATCAGGCATTAACTTAAGACCGGTTGAGGAAGCTCTCGAATGGTCTTTGAAAAACTGGAAACGGGAAAATACGTAA
- a CDS encoding type II secretion system F family protein — protein MALLTTKRTPSSEKTDLRHKESSASFGFWDFQKLAREKGYEKKAKKYKLKLESLAIFTQQLASMLEAGLPLVSSLEALQDQTEDPTFRVIIREVRNDVSQGNNFSASCAKYPNAFNNLFVSMVEAGEASGGLAEILGEVALYFESTNKLIKKVKSAMTYPIAVIGLAVILVNVLLIFVIPVFADMFADFGKELPAPTQALIDLSDWLRGNVLWVIGAGFLFFHVWGRFTKTPKGRSFQDNLLFRVPVFGNLLKKITLSRFCRTYATLLRSGVPILRCLEIVASSSGRIQTENACSAITKAISEGGQVSETIASIPFFPPMMKHMSRAGEQTGNVDGMMNKVADFYDTEADSIIASLTSLIEPMLIVFLGVVVGGIVMAMFLPIFNLSSVAGG, from the coding sequence ATGGCTCTGCTCACAACCAAACGCACTCCGTCTTCCGAGAAAACTGATCTCAGGCATAAGGAAAGCAGTGCCTCCTTCGGTTTCTGGGATTTTCAAAAGCTCGCCAGAGAAAAGGGCTATGAAAAGAAAGCGAAGAAATATAAGCTGAAACTCGAATCGTTGGCTATTTTCACCCAGCAGCTAGCATCGATGCTCGAAGCGGGCTTGCCACTTGTATCCTCTCTGGAAGCGTTACAGGACCAAACCGAGGATCCCACATTCCGCGTTATCATTAGAGAAGTCCGAAATGACGTGTCTCAGGGAAACAACTTCTCCGCCTCGTGTGCGAAGTATCCTAATGCCTTCAACAACCTTTTCGTTTCGATGGTCGAAGCGGGTGAAGCCAGCGGCGGTCTTGCCGAAATTTTGGGCGAGGTCGCTCTTTACTTTGAGTCGACCAACAAGCTTATAAAGAAGGTCAAATCCGCGATGACTTATCCGATAGCGGTTATCGGCCTCGCTGTTATTCTTGTAAACGTACTTTTGATTTTTGTAATTCCCGTATTCGCGGACATGTTCGCTGATTTCGGGAAGGAACTTCCCGCCCCCACCCAGGCGCTTATAGATCTGAGCGACTGGCTGAGAGGGAATGTCCTCTGGGTTATTGGAGCAGGATTTCTCTTTTTCCATGTTTGGGGTCGTTTCACAAAAACGCCCAAAGGCCGAAGCTTCCAAGACAATCTTCTCTTCCGAGTGCCCGTGTTTGGTAATCTCCTTAAGAAGATTACGCTTTCCCGTTTCTGCCGTACCTACGCAACGCTCCTAAGAAGTGGAGTCCCCATTTTGAGATGCCTAGAGATCGTCGCTTCCAGTAGCGGAAGAATTCAGACCGAGAATGCTTGTAGCGCCATTACGAAAGCTATCTCCGAAGGGGGCCAGGTCTCTGAAACGATCGCTAGCATTCCGTTTTTCCCCCCAATGATGAAACACATGAGCAGGGCGGGAGAACAAACGGGTAACGTCGACGGCATGATGAACAAGGTCGCCGACTTCTACGACACGGAAGCGGACTCAATCATAGCGTCTCTAACCTCCTTGATCGAACCCATGCTTATCGTTTTTCTCGGTGTTGTGGTAGGCGGTATCGTAATGGCCATGTTCTTACCGATTTTCAACCTGTCTTCTGTCGCCGGCGGCTAA
- the rfbA gene encoding glucose-1-phosphate thymidylyltransferase RfbA produces MNNSSNRKGIVLAGGSGTRLYPCTIAVSKQLMPIYDKPMIYYPISLLMLAGIRDILIISTPQDTPLFERLLGDGSQFGVTFSYEVQPKPEGLAQAFLIGNSFLGGSPAVLVLGDNLFYGHDLVSTLRAADGQSEGATIFGYQVSNPSEYGVVEFEKSGRVISIEEKPQSPKSNYAVPGLYFYDKRVVEFAKSIKPSARGELEITDLNRIYLEQNELNVELLGRGTAWLDTGTHKSLMAASQFVQVIEERQGLKMACLEGIGYEQGWLSVEQLNDRIQFLGKTQYADYLKNLLK; encoded by the coding sequence ATGAACAACTCTTCGAATAGAAAAGGAATCGTCTTGGCAGGCGGATCCGGAACCCGACTTTACCCCTGCACTATAGCGGTATCCAAGCAATTGATGCCAATCTACGACAAGCCGATGATATACTATCCGATATCATTGCTAATGTTAGCGGGTATCAGGGATATCTTGATCATTTCGACGCCTCAAGACACGCCTTTGTTTGAGCGACTGCTTGGAGATGGATCGCAATTTGGCGTCACTTTTTCTTATGAGGTGCAGCCGAAGCCAGAGGGACTGGCACAAGCGTTTTTGATAGGGAATTCGTTTCTCGGCGGCTCACCTGCGGTGCTTGTTTTGGGGGACAACCTTTTTTATGGCCACGATTTGGTAAGTACTTTGCGAGCGGCAGATGGGCAGTCAGAGGGGGCAACCATCTTTGGTTACCAGGTATCGAATCCTTCAGAGTATGGCGTCGTTGAATTCGAGAAAAGTGGTCGAGTAATTTCCATCGAGGAAAAACCGCAAAGTCCGAAATCGAACTATGCGGTTCCGGGGCTCTACTTTTACGATAAGCGTGTGGTTGAATTCGCGAAGAGCATAAAACCCTCGGCTCGCGGAGAACTGGAGATTACGGATTTGAATAGAATTTACCTGGAGCAAAATGAGCTGAATGTAGAGCTTTTAGGCCGAGGCACGGCTTGGTTGGATACGGGGACTCACAAATCTCTCATGGCAGCCTCGCAATTCGTCCAAGTCATCGAGGAACGCCAGGGATTGAAGATGGCCTGTCTCGAAGGAATTGGATACGAGCAGGGATGGTTATCTGTGGAACAACTGAATGACAGAATTCAGTTTTTGGGTAAAACGCAATATGCAGACTACCTGAAGAATCTGTTGAAGTGA
- a CDS encoding polysaccharide biosynthesis/export family protein → MKPILNFPSRPSHILSVAAFLIGLFAMISLTPIAVAQTDETQEAAAIIEGDVLSISFPAAGELNTSQKVRRDGRITLPLVGEVVVAGLTPKELETALLALYDKQLVTKEVSVSITSSSYAFYVNGAVLRAGKQMSDRSLTALEAIMEAGGPSPSANLKKVTVLRREGEDFTLYKINLKDILSGKKKGVFQIQPADIITVPEKFVIF, encoded by the coding sequence ATGAAGCCCATACTCAATTTCCCCTCGCGACCTTCGCATATCTTGAGCGTCGCAGCCTTCCTAATCGGTCTTTTCGCAATGATCAGCCTTACCCCAATCGCAGTCGCCCAAACGGATGAGACCCAAGAAGCCGCAGCGATAATCGAAGGAGATGTGCTTTCAATTTCCTTCCCAGCCGCCGGCGAATTGAATACCAGCCAAAAAGTTCGCCGCGATGGGCGCATCACACTGCCTTTGGTAGGCGAAGTGGTAGTAGCCGGGCTGACCCCGAAGGAACTCGAGACCGCTTTGCTTGCACTTTACGACAAGCAGCTCGTCACCAAGGAAGTCAGCGTGTCGATCACGTCCTCTTCCTACGCATTTTACGTCAACGGAGCTGTACTGAGAGCCGGTAAGCAAATGTCGGATCGCTCGCTTACTGCCCTCGAAGCGATCATGGAAGCCGGTGGCCCCAGCCCTTCAGCAAATCTTAAGAAAGTTACGGTGCTGCGCAGAGAAGGCGAGGACTTCACCCTTTACAAAATCAACTTGAAGGACATCCTGTCCGGCAAAAAAAAGGGTGTCTTTCAAATCCAACCCGCTGACATCATTACCGTCCCAGAGAAATTCGTTATCTTCTAA
- the prsK gene encoding XrtA/PEP-CTERM system histidine kinase PrsK: MNLIAPMAYLSAGICGVISVAYLVLTLIGKRRSLARWTFSISIALLGFESLVTGFSSAATTQADHFLFWQQIRLVVLSFLPGTWILFSLTYARGSTRKFLHSWRYLLIAAFALPALLATFYSDSYILFRQLQGDGRIAVFLGWPGQASHFLMILGSVLSMMNLERTYRAAVGAMRWQVKYMLLGLGTLFLVRFYTSSQALLFANAHSDIDTINSIGLIVSSLLIIRAISRRGHFDIELYPSHAILSNSLTVLLAGIYLLAVGLLAKIVTLIGGDISFPLKALGVLIALVLLATLLQSDHFRLNIKQFVSRHFKRPMHDYRTVWMRFTEESSSHVRQPDLYSGLAKLIAETFDSHSVNLWLFGSDLAKLTLGASTVIPDKASPILDLSNEEIVALKSQFSDSRRPIDLDKSKADWARKLRDSNPNKFPHGGNRICVPMTTRESILGVIVIGDRVSGIPFTEPEFDILISVGTHAASSLLNLQLSGKLVETRELEAFQTMATFFVHDLKNTASTLNIMVNNLPIHWDNPEFRDDALRGITRTGDRINDIIGRLSTVRNEIEVDLKPLEMGAFAEQAIDIWHAPENTELVTRFESRAIVKIDKEQLGNVLLNLVINSSEAMEAGGRIEVSMSTNEKYAILKVSDNGCGMSQEFVNKDLFRPFQTTKKHGLGIGMFQSKMIVEAHGGRFEVESELGKGSTFRLLLPIEKED, from the coding sequence ATGAATCTCATCGCCCCAATGGCCTACCTTTCCGCTGGGATCTGTGGGGTGATTAGCGTCGCTTACCTTGTCCTGACGCTCATAGGCAAACGTCGTTCCCTCGCTCGCTGGACCTTTAGCATTAGCATAGCCCTCCTTGGTTTCGAAAGTTTAGTCACGGGCTTTAGCAGCGCAGCTACGACCCAAGCAGATCATTTTCTTTTCTGGCAGCAAATCCGATTGGTCGTTCTATCTTTTTTGCCAGGTACCTGGATTCTCTTCAGCCTGACCTATGCCCGAGGAAGCACCCGCAAATTCCTCCATAGCTGGCGATATCTGTTAATCGCCGCATTCGCCCTCCCCGCCTTGCTCGCCACATTCTACAGCGATAGCTATATTCTTTTCCGCCAGTTGCAAGGAGACGGCCGTATCGCCGTTTTTTTAGGCTGGCCCGGGCAAGCCAGTCACTTCCTCATGATATTGGGCTCTGTCTTGAGCATGATGAATTTGGAGCGGACCTATCGAGCCGCAGTCGGAGCAATGCGCTGGCAAGTCAAATACATGCTGCTCGGATTGGGGACGCTATTTTTGGTACGCTTCTACACCAGCAGCCAAGCCTTGCTTTTCGCCAACGCACATAGCGATATAGATACCATTAACTCGATTGGCCTAATCGTATCGTCCTTACTGATCATTCGAGCTATAAGTAGGCGAGGGCACTTCGATATAGAGCTCTATCCCTCCCATGCAATTCTGAGCAATTCCCTTACCGTTTTGCTGGCCGGCATATATCTATTAGCCGTAGGCCTCCTCGCTAAAATCGTTACCCTCATTGGAGGCGACATCAGCTTCCCCCTCAAAGCGCTTGGCGTACTGATCGCCTTAGTTCTGCTCGCCACCCTTCTCCAATCAGATCATTTCCGATTGAACATTAAACAATTCGTCAGTCGCCACTTCAAAAGGCCCATGCACGACTACCGAACGGTTTGGATGCGCTTTACCGAGGAAAGTTCTTCCCACGTGCGACAGCCAGATCTCTACAGCGGTCTCGCCAAACTAATCGCTGAGACCTTCGATTCTCACTCCGTAAATCTTTGGCTTTTCGGAAGCGACCTAGCCAAACTAACGCTCGGCGCATCTACCGTTATCCCCGATAAAGCCTCTCCCATTCTCGATCTTTCGAATGAAGAAATCGTAGCTCTGAAATCTCAATTTTCCGATTCGCGCAGGCCCATTGACCTAGATAAGAGCAAGGCGGACTGGGCCAGAAAACTGAGAGATTCGAATCCCAATAAATTCCCGCATGGTGGAAATCGTATCTGTGTTCCCATGACGACTCGAGAATCCATTTTAGGTGTTATCGTAATCGGCGACCGTGTGAGCGGGATTCCATTCACTGAGCCTGAATTCGACATTCTCATTAGCGTTGGCACGCACGCGGCCTCGAGTCTTCTCAATCTCCAGCTATCCGGAAAACTTGTCGAGACCCGAGAGTTGGAAGCCTTCCAAACGATGGCCACCTTTTTCGTTCACGATCTCAAGAATACCGCTTCTACGTTGAACATCATGGTGAATAATCTTCCGATACACTGGGACAATCCCGAATTTCGCGATGATGCTCTGCGCGGCATCACTAGGACAGGCGATCGGATCAACGACATCATAGGTCGGCTCAGCACTGTGAGAAATGAAATTGAGGTGGACCTGAAGCCTCTGGAAATGGGCGCTTTTGCAGAACAGGCTATCGACATCTGGCACGCTCCCGAAAATACCGAGCTCGTGACGCGTTTCGAATCTCGAGCCATCGTCAAAATCGACAAGGAGCAACTCGGCAACGTGTTGCTCAATCTCGTTATCAATTCCTCCGAAGCCATGGAAGCCGGCGGCCGTATCGAAGTAAGCATGAGCACGAACGAAAAATATGCCATTCTGAAAGTGAGCGATAACGGCTGCGGCATGAGCCAGGAGTTCGTGAACAAGGATCTTTTTCGCCCTTTTCAGACAACTAAGAAACACGGTCTCGGAATTGGAATGTTCCAGAGCAAAATGATCGTCGAAGCCCACGGCGGACGATTCGAAGTCGAGAGCGAGTTGGGCAAAGGTTCAACCTTCAGATTGCTACTGCCAATCGAGAAGGAAGATTGA
- the prsR gene encoding PEP-CTERM-box response regulator transcription factor, translating to MNPTLLIVDDDEEILTQMKWGLSEDYEVTQASDRESALDRFRVHKPLVAILDLGLPPHPNSAEEGLATLSELLELDPKVKVIIASGQGDRSNTLDAIGTGAYDFLTKPIDMDELQLLLKRCFHVAELEREYLELKRQTQADTFEGMIGSSQAMQEVFDTIRKVATSDASVMILGESGTGKEVAARAIHQQSNRRGGAFVAINCSAIPENLLESELFGHEKGSFTGAHAQQIGKIEQSKGGTLFLDEIGEVPLPVQVKLLRFLQEGYIERLGGRETIQVNSRILAATNADLKKGMNDGSFREDFYFRLAVIELNLPSLRDREEDLLVLATALLQRFATENDKEGLTFAKKTLAAIEQHTWPGNVRELQNRIRRAVIMCDAKAVSAEDMQLSGSGFIAPGQTLKQAREDLDRELIHFALKKHKGKITYAASELGISRPTFYELIDRLGIERP from the coding sequence ATGAATCCCACTTTACTAATAGTTGACGATGACGAGGAAATTCTCACTCAAATGAAGTGGGGTCTTTCCGAAGATTACGAGGTGACCCAAGCCTCCGACCGCGAATCCGCTCTGGACCGATTTCGCGTCCACAAGCCGCTGGTGGCGATCTTAGACCTCGGGCTCCCCCCCCATCCCAACTCAGCCGAAGAGGGACTGGCGACGCTGTCGGAGCTTCTCGAGCTAGATCCTAAGGTCAAGGTGATCATTGCATCGGGACAAGGGGATCGGAGCAATACCCTGGACGCCATCGGAACTGGAGCTTACGACTTTCTCACCAAGCCAATCGATATGGACGAGCTGCAACTTCTGCTAAAGCGTTGCTTCCACGTTGCCGAGCTTGAACGCGAGTACCTCGAATTGAAACGGCAGACCCAGGCTGACACATTCGAAGGCATGATCGGCTCCAGCCAGGCCATGCAAGAAGTTTTCGATACAATCCGAAAAGTCGCGACGTCTGACGCATCGGTTATGATTCTAGGCGAAAGCGGAACGGGCAAGGAAGTTGCCGCACGAGCGATCCATCAGCAAAGCAATCGAAGGGGTGGGGCATTCGTCGCCATCAATTGCAGCGCTATCCCCGAGAATCTGCTCGAAAGTGAACTCTTCGGTCATGAAAAAGGGTCCTTCACAGGGGCCCATGCCCAGCAAATCGGCAAGATCGAACAATCCAAAGGCGGCACCCTCTTTCTCGATGAAATCGGCGAAGTGCCCCTCCCGGTTCAAGTTAAGCTCCTTCGATTTCTTCAGGAAGGGTACATCGAACGCTTGGGAGGTCGGGAAACCATCCAAGTCAACTCCCGCATTCTAGCTGCAACCAACGCCGATTTGAAGAAAGGGATGAATGACGGCAGCTTCCGCGAAGATTTCTATTTCCGACTCGCCGTGATCGAACTAAATCTGCCGTCGCTTCGCGACAGAGAGGAGGATCTCCTCGTCCTCGCAACGGCTCTATTACAACGCTTCGCCACCGAAAACGACAAAGAAGGACTAACCTTTGCCAAGAAGACTTTAGCCGCCATAGAGCAACACACATGGCCCGGCAATGTGCGGGAACTGCAGAACCGAATCCGAAGAGCGGTTATAATGTGCGACGCCAAAGCCGTTTCGGCTGAGGACATGCAGCTATCCGGCTCAGGATTTATAGCTCCTGGGCAAACCCTCAAACAAGCTCGTGAAGATCTTGACCGCGAACTGATACACTTTGCATTGAAAAAGCACAAAGGCAAAATCACCTATGCCGCCTCGGAGCTGGGTATCAGTCGCCCCACTTTCTACGAACTCATTGACAGACTCGGCATCGAGCGGCCTTGA
- a CDS encoding immunoglobulin domain-containing protein, with protein MTGKTLSPSLSRLWKRLRKLLRFLAFGSLLSTAYAGQLTLSWNESSDNEEGFKIERSVDGGSFQQIATVGVNVATYTDVTVEDNQSYTYRLKAFNRFGDSGYSNSASGVSRPTGAEGTPVIVSQPENTVVLLGDTTALSIDVDATPAASVQWFVEGQAIPGATGAELLLTQVERSHAGSYYAIVTNRYGSVTSATARLTIDALIDVVQVPLDVAIDSEGTVTLSVSAEGPGLTYQWYRGNSGDKSNPIEGASNRVYETDKITQDTNYWVEIKTGGIAQGVEVYNGETIKVNLEQRSRFFFGEIGPGDQGSFAMMLREDGSAAFLANLSTLSTRLEVLDLVVDGQGAFQYQDEGQTGFSGNVSENSVSGVFTGTNLSFSGSKSGEDGVNKSISGFFSAVMPNTADGQVFVIAGPSGKSFVSISLGKEGESGFATISPSGVLTADLSTLYTIALSIDESYLSLDGMVLIGEKGYPVDGQSENVTSESLLINTSARGQVKGGSATMIVGFVVDGVGTKKVLVRGLGPSLSSRGVLDAVVDPRISIFRRGEVDPIAENDDWGSVANASDIELCSQIVGASPLDINSADAALLVELSAGVYTAIIENGAAEAGTALLEVFDVSEAEGVEANTALANISMRGEVGRGDDVAIAGFVVTGDTPKKFLIRAMGTELEKSGVSNALGDPRLKIFQSTSEGSVLISENDDWQEEAEIALEASNSSGAFGFDEGSKSSAKVIWLDPGLYTAVAESSDNSTGVVLVEVYGVR; from the coding sequence ATGACTGGCAAGACCTTATCCCCATCACTGAGTCGTTTGTGGAAGCGACTAAGGAAACTTCTTCGCTTCCTCGCTTTTGGAAGTTTGCTAAGCACAGCTTATGCAGGTCAGCTGACACTAAGCTGGAACGAAAGCTCTGACAACGAAGAAGGCTTTAAAATTGAGCGTTCGGTGGATGGGGGATCATTCCAACAAATCGCAACAGTTGGAGTGAATGTAGCGACATATACCGATGTCACAGTAGAGGATAATCAAAGCTACACCTACCGATTAAAGGCTTTCAACCGATTCGGAGACTCTGGATACTCGAATTCGGCGAGTGGGGTAAGTAGGCCGACCGGTGCTGAAGGGACCCCCGTCATTGTCTCACAACCGGAAAACACGGTTGTACTTTTGGGAGACACTACGGCTTTATCGATTGACGTTGATGCGACTCCGGCAGCCAGTGTTCAGTGGTTTGTTGAAGGGCAGGCGATTCCCGGAGCTACCGGAGCAGAGTTGCTTTTAACACAGGTCGAAAGATCGCACGCGGGAAGCTATTACGCAATCGTTACGAATCGGTATGGAAGCGTAACAAGTGCTACCGCTCGATTGACGATTGATGCCTTGATAGACGTTGTACAAGTGCCGTTGGATGTTGCAATTGATAGTGAAGGTACCGTGACCCTGTCCGTTAGTGCGGAGGGTCCTGGGCTGACTTATCAGTGGTACCGTGGCAACTCGGGGGATAAGAGTAACCCCATTGAAGGGGCCTCCAACAGGGTTTATGAAACTGATAAAATTACTCAAGATACGAACTATTGGGTAGAAATAAAAACAGGTGGAATCGCCCAAGGCGTCGAAGTATACAATGGGGAAACCATCAAGGTAAATCTCGAGCAACGTTCCCGATTCTTCTTTGGGGAGATTGGACCAGGCGATCAAGGCTCTTTTGCAATGATGTTGCGAGAGGACGGAAGCGCTGCTTTTCTCGCGAATCTAAGTACGCTGAGTACTCGTTTGGAGGTATTGGATCTTGTTGTCGACGGGCAGGGCGCGTTTCAATACCAAGATGAGGGTCAGACAGGATTTTCCGGAAATGTGTCCGAGAACTCAGTCTCAGGAGTCTTTACGGGTACGAATTTGAGCTTTTCCGGTTCGAAGTCAGGGGAAGACGGAGTTAACAAATCGATTTCAGGATTCTTTTCAGCAGTCATGCCAAATACGGCAGATGGGCAAGTTTTTGTGATTGCCGGGCCGAGCGGAAAGAGTTTTGTCTCTATAAGCTTGGGTAAAGAAGGTGAATCTGGCTTTGCGACCATAAGCCCCTCGGGTGTTTTGACGGCTGATTTGAGTACTCTCTACACAATTGCCCTCTCCATCGACGAGTCCTATCTGAGCTTGGACGGAATGGTACTAATTGGCGAAAAAGGCTACCCTGTGGATGGTCAAAGCGAGAATGTTACGTCTGAGTCCCTGCTCATCAATACTTCTGCTCGCGGTCAGGTGAAAGGTGGATCAGCAACAATGATTGTTGGTTTTGTGGTGGATGGAGTCGGCACTAAAAAAGTTCTCGTCAGAGGATTGGGTCCATCGTTGTCGAGCCGTGGAGTCTTGGATGCTGTTGTGGATCCAAGAATCTCTATTTTCCGTCGAGGTGAAGTGGACCCTATCGCTGAAAACGATGATTGGGGCTCAGTTGCAAATGCGTCGGATATTGAGCTTTGCTCTCAAATTGTTGGAGCGTCGCCGCTGGATATTAACAGTGCCGATGCCGCACTCTTGGTTGAGTTGAGTGCCGGAGTCTACACGGCCATCATCGAAAACGGTGCGGCTGAAGCCGGAACAGCCCTCCTAGAGGTGTTTGATGTCAGCGAAGCAGAGGGAGTGGAAGCCAATACTGCTCTCGCGAATATTTCGATGCGCGGTGAGGTTGGCCGTGGCGATGACGTGGCCATTGCTGGATTTGTGGTGACGGGTGACACACCCAAAAAATTCCTCATTCGAGCAATGGGTACCGAGCTAGAAAAAAGCGGAGTTAGCAACGCGCTGGGGGATCCGAGGCTCAAAATCTTCCAGTCCACGAGCGAGGGGTCGGTATTGATCAGCGAAAACGATGATTGGCAAGAGGAGGCGGAAATTGCCTTGGAGGCTAGTAATAGTTCTGGGGCCTTTGGATTTGACGAAGGATCAAAGTCGTCGGCGAAAGTGATTTGGCTCGATCCTGGATTATACACCGCCGTCGCAGAAAGCTCTGACAACTCGACAGGAGTGGTTCTGGTCGAGGTCTATGGGGTTCGATAG
- the rfbB gene encoding dTDP-glucose 4,6-dehydratase, whose protein sequence is MNSILVTGGCGFIGSNFIRFLLRDNAASLSESGFDRIVNLDMLTYAGNLSNLSEFESSEMYRFVHGNILDQELVESLLSENSVSAIVHFAAESHVDRSIDGPEPFVQTNVVGTLRLLQAAKNHWEQLHNEEKNAFRFLHVSTDEVYGTLTAEDPAFCETTSYAPNSPYSASKASSDFLVRSYFHTYGFPVVTTNCSNNYGPYQFPEKLIPLVVLNALEGNPLPIYGDGKQIRDWLYVEDHCTGILSALKKGKLGETYCIGGRSEMENIQIVRRICGLLDELRPIAENEQAKDSGHSRYEDLITYVTDRPGHDRRYAINSDRIEAECGWSPAETFDTGIRKTVEWYLKNSDWSSEIAEKKYTRERLGLEN, encoded by the coding sequence ATGAACTCAATACTAGTAACCGGCGGCTGCGGATTCATCGGCTCGAATTTCATTCGATTCTTGCTGAGAGATAACGCCGCATCGCTCTCCGAAAGCGGATTCGATCGTATCGTTAACTTGGATATGTTAACCTATGCGGGTAACTTGTCCAATCTTTCTGAATTCGAATCGAGCGAAATGTACCGATTTGTACACGGGAATATTCTCGATCAAGAGCTGGTGGAGTCGTTGTTGTCTGAAAACAGTGTGTCCGCGATTGTGCACTTCGCCGCGGAAAGTCATGTGGACCGCTCGATTGATGGTCCGGAGCCATTTGTTCAAACAAACGTAGTTGGGACTCTCAGACTGCTGCAAGCCGCCAAAAATCATTGGGAACAACTCCATAACGAAGAAAAGAACGCTTTCCGATTTTTGCACGTTTCCACAGATGAAGTCTATGGTACGTTGACCGCGGAAGATCCCGCCTTTTGCGAGACGACCTCTTATGCTCCGAACAGCCCCTATTCGGCGTCTAAGGCGTCCAGCGATTTTCTCGTGCGGTCTTACTTTCACACCTATGGATTTCCGGTGGTGACGACCAATTGCTCGAATAACTATGGGCCTTACCAGTTTCCTGAAAAGCTGATACCGCTGGTAGTGCTGAATGCATTGGAAGGCAATCCCTTGCCTATTTACGGTGATGGGAAACAGATTCGCGACTGGCTCTATGTGGAAGACCATTGCACTGGAATTCTTTCGGCTTTGAAAAAGGGTAAACTGGGCGAGACCTATTGTATTGGAGGCAGAAGTGAGATGGAGAACATCCAGATCGTGCGACGCATTTGTGGCTTGCTCGATGAATTGAGACCAATTGCAGAGAACGAACAGGCCAAGGACAGTGGCCATTCTCGTTATGAGGATTTAATTACCTACGTTACAGATCGACCGGGCCATGACCGGCGCTATGCGATTAATAGCGATCGAATCGAAGCGGAATGTGGCTGGTCCCCCGCAGAAACCTTCGACACGGGAATCCGCAAGACAGTGGAGTGGTACTTGAAGAATTCGGATTGGAGCAGCGAAATTGCCGAAAAGAAATATACTCGAGAACGCCTAGGATTGGAAAATTAG